In Phragmites australis chromosome 17, lpPhrAust1.1, whole genome shotgun sequence, the following are encoded in one genomic region:
- the LOC133897301 gene encoding probable polygalacturonase: MMETTAVSSPRAAAVAVAAAATGAAAAVVSSPRRGGPSHHHRRWVPAAVAPSYRACLVVLWVVGFMLVFLWQSTSVGRVRLYTRPPMPKRAPSGAAAMGQWVASPPVYDLREFGAVGDGRTVNTAAFEAAVAAIADRGGGRLTVPAGRWFTAPFNLTSQMTLFLAAGAEILGIQDERYWPLMPPLPSYGYGREHKGPRYGSLIHGQDLKDVTITGHNGTINGQGQSWWIKFRRKVLNHTRGPLVQLMRSSNIIISNITLRDSPFWTLHAYDCKNVTISETTILAPIAGAPNTDGIDPDSCENVVIKNCYISVGDDGIAIKSGWDQYGIAYGRPSSNITIQNVVIRSMVSAGVSIGSEMSGGVSNILVENVHIWDSRRGVRIKTAPGRGAYVSNISYRNITLENVRVGIVIKTDYNEHPDEGFDPKAVPFIGNISYTSIHGQGVRVPVRIQGSAEIPVKNVTFHGMSVGIVDRKHHVFQCSFVQGQVIGYVFPVPCKNLDLYNERRELVKQSTLHNVSDIDYSF, translated from the exons ATGATGGAGACCACCGCCGTCTCCTCCCCCCgcgccgcggcggtggcggtagCCGCGGCAGCCACCGGGGCGGCCGCGGCGGTCGTCTCGTCCCCGCGGCGGGGAGGACCGTCGCACCACCACCGGCGGTGGGTGCCGGCGGCGGTCGCGCCCTCGTACAGGGCGTGCCTTGTGGTGCTATGGGTGGTGGGGTTCATGCTGGTCTTCCTGTGGCAGAGCACCTCCGTGGGCCGGGTGAGGCTCTACACGCGGCCGCCGATGCCGAAGCGCGCGCCATCCGGGGCGGCGGCGATGGGGCAGTGGGTGGCCTCCCCGCCCGTGTACGATCTGAGGGAGTTCGGGGCAGTTGGGGATGGGAGAACGGTGAACACGGCGGCGTTCGAGGCGGCGGTCGCGGCGATCGCGGATAGGGGCGGCGGGAGGCTCACCGTGCCCGCCGGGCGGTGGTTCACTGCGCCGTTCAACCTCACCAGCCAAATGACGCTCTTCCTTGCAGCCGGAGCTGAGATACTGGGGATCCAG GATGAAAGATACTGGCCATTAATGCCTCCATTACCATCATATGGGTATGGAAGAGAGCACAAGGGACCTCGATACGGGAGCCTTATACATGGCCAAGACCTGAAGGATGTGACTATAACAG GTCACAATGGTACCATAAATGGACAAGGTCAAAGTTGGTGGATAAAATTTCGTAGGAAAGTTCTTAACCACACAAGAGGTCCTCTTGTGCAGCTCATGCGGTCAAGTAACATTATCATTTCCAATATCACTCTGCGTGATTCTCCCTTCTGGACTCTTCATGCATATGACTGCAAGAATGTTACTATCTCAGAAACCACCATCTTGGCTCCCATTGCTGGAGCTCCAAATACTGATGGGATAGATCCAG ATTCTTGTGAAAACGTGGTGATAAAAAATTGCTATATTTCTGTTGGTGATGATGGGATAGCTATAAAGAGTGGTTGGGATCAATATGGAATTGCTTATGGGCGTCCATCTTCTAACATTACTATTCAGAATGTTGTAATTCGCTCTATGGTCAG TGCTGGTGTATCTATAGGAAGTGAGATGTCTGGTGGTGTTTCAAACATTTTGGTAGAGAACGTTCACATTTGGGATTCCCGGCGAGGTGTGAGGATAAAGACCGCCCCTGGAAGAGGGGCCTATGTAAGCAACATCTCGTACCGGAACATAACCTTAGAAAATGTACGTGTCGGTATCGTGATAAAGACAGACTATAATGAGCACCCTGATGAAGGCTTCGATCCGAAGGCTGTTCCATTCATTGGGAACATTTCTTACACGTCAATCCACGGCCAGGGCGTGCGCGTACCAGTCAGGATACAGGGAAGCGCGGAGATACCTGTGAAGAATGTTACCTTCCATGGCATGTCAGTTGGTATAGTAGACAGGAAGCACCATGTTTTCCAGTGCTCCTTCGTCCAGGGGCAGGTTATTGGCTATGTTTTCCCTGTACCTTGCAAGAACCTGGACCTGTACAACGAGCGGCGTGAGCTGGTTAAGCAATCGACGTTACATAACGTCTCTGATATCGACTACAGTTTTTGA